The sequence aagtaaaatgatataaattttaaaataaaatcactCAAAGCACAAGTACTAGTCATTTCGTTTGTTACccatgattttttattataaatacaatagcatgataatgaaaatgaaacaattgaACTAATTGTTGCCAcaattctaaaaaattattttattattattatttttttttttttttttttaaaaaatattaattttttttttttttttttttttttcaattatttattattgttaaaaatgaatttaatatgtACTTATTTGTCCATTCTATTTTTGAAGAATatgataattgtttttcattattattaaaaatagtttgtAGTAAACTTGGTATCCATATATATAATGATGTATAGTATAAAATGAAACCTAAAGGTTCAActgatattaaataatttgaaatataaCTAAACATTTTACCATTGAAATTAtgtattgtttttaaatcttaaattttttattttattttttaaatttttaatatgtaaattattgttttttttttttattattttttttttttattttttttttattttgttttgttttttttttttttattttttttttttttttttaataaccacaaaaaaaataatcacgTCATAacccaaattaaaaaaaaaataaaaataaaaataaaaaaattagattcaaacaaaattcattcaaaaattaacaaaaaaaaaaataaaataaaaaaatgaaaaaaattaaattggttttattaCATAACCCATTAATAGCACCTTAcggttttaataatatagaagatattattttttaaaaaggtgGGATTTAAACAATCCCAACCAATTTCTGGGCTCCCAGAAATTTcagattaattttttttttttttttatttttttttttatttttatttttttttttggttaaagtgatttttatctttcttttttagtgtttttttatttttatttttatttttataattaatttaatcttgtttattttttattcttgaattttcattttttgaagtagtgaaatatttgaaaatggaTTTTGAAATGTAAAATGTccaatataaattcaaaaggGTGATTGCAGGATAtacaaaatttataaaaaaaggtaTTAAAGGATCAGTTTCAATTGAGTAATGTGGTTGATTGAAAATAACATCAAACATTGTTGCTGATGTATAAAAAACTCTAAATAAAACGAAAccaacaaaaattaataacccATTAATTACATATAATggatgattttttaaatttaaatccaataaaaaaaatcttaaattaattaaaggtGTTGTTATCTCTGTAAATGTATAACTTAAAAGTAAATGATGTGCTAACCCtttctttaaatataataatattaaataaaaaaaaaataaaaaagttagttgaataatattattataaaataattttttatatatatacatacacCTCCTAAAAATGTGAATGATAATAATGCAATAGTATGATGTAATAAATTACCCcatgtaaataaatatttactaTAATaagatgaaattataaaatcataaataaaataatatgtaatgaatttaaaaatgaaataactCATTTCACTTGTACTTCTAAGTGAATTCACTATCCATTCattataatataaacaatATATTGATAAAGCTGATGTAACTATAGCATTAACTGTTGAtataattctaaaaaaaaaaaattaaagttaattaatagttttttttttttttttttttttttttttttttgtttttgtttataaaaatatttaaaaaatacttaCCTGTTTGGCCattcaattctttttctttcatAAAATccaatattgttttttttaaaaataatttctattattttaggtaaaaataaatgtaaagatgtaaataataaaaaacaaggCAAATCCTGGTATAAAATTACATTTATATTAGTTtccattatattttatttttttaatatttaaaaaaaaaaaaaccaaatatttttttttttttttttaaaaaaaaaaaaaaaaagaaaaaaaaaaaaaaaatttaattaaataaaaataattatcaaaataaaaataaaaataataaaaatatatcttttaaccacctttttttttaaaaaaaaaaaaaaaaagaaaaaaaaaatttaaatgccAATCGGTAGAGTAAATACTTAAATAtcataattgaattttttaaaccactttttaaatttaaaaaattcaattatgaTATTTaagtgtttttatttttttgataaaaaaaaaaaataaaaaaaaaaaaaaaaaaattattatcaattttgtGGATATCAATAGatatacaaaaataaaagatttccTTGTATTTTATTCgtaaaaatttatcaactACATAAGAACAGTAACAACTTCGCCCTAATCAACTCTAAAACAATAGTTTGCAAAaaatgtcaaaaaaaaaaaataaaaaaaaaaacagaaattTTTAGCGccaacaaaatttttttttttttttttatttttttttttttaatcaccACCAAAGccaacaccaccactacaATGAATGACAACAATcaaaatgatattgaaaatattgaattagaaaaaaagaatctGGTTTTTATATTGGAGATAGCAAAATCATATAGTATATCAACAactaaattaaagaaaatggaAATCATTGAAAAGATAAAAACAGTAGCTAAAAGGAAAAGAGAATATGAAGAAGAACAAAAGCAAAAAGCAAATGTAATTcattcaataaaattattaaattaacaattgtagataatattgaaccaattgaaatattattttggaaagtGTTTAGAAATAAACTAATTTATAGAAATATATTCTCATTTATGGATCAACGATTTTCATTAAGCTATGActcaatttcatcaataccaaatcttataatttcaaatcaatttagtatattaaaagaaaaagtttaTAGAAATTGTAGATACTtacaatttgatttaaagagTGGACAATTGggaatcaattatttaaaactattattcgAAAATGTTAAAGATGATTATAAATTCTAtagaaacttttttaaaaatgataatcattattatGAATCCCAAGACATTATATCATTtgcattaattttatcaaagaatttacaaatttataaattgtatATCAAAGAATTCAATTATGAACCAACAAAATTAGATCTTTTATTTTCGATTATATCTGGttcaaataaattcattaaatatctatttgaattaaatccaCCACCAATTTCAGAATTAGCTCCTAAatgtttaattgaaaatattttaataatatttttagagGGTGAACAAGATCAGATCAATAGATCAAGAAAAGAAGCTTTTCCttctattaaaaaagatgataTTTTCAAAGGACTACtttgttatttaaatatcattaacaataataatgatgatgatttcaGTTGtagtttaaattataatgaattaataaatgataaaactgaaaatgatttatacgaaattaatgaaaactcaacattaaaaagattaatcacaatttgtattttttcaataaaaacaaaaacatcatcagaagaagaaaaagatgcaacaaaaacatcaaaaacatcaaatgaatcatttaaatcagtTCCAACAAttcaagaaattgaaaattttaaagaaaaagttggtaaagaaagattaaaatcaattttacaaGATCCgatcaattataattataaaaggGATgacaataatgaaattaaaaattttataaagaaacttttatatttttatttttcaacatttaaaaaaacatcaaGTATTTTATATTACTGTTATTTTGATGATAAAGATTATGGTGATGATATAGCCCATACTCCTACCAATTTCATTCTTCCTACACCAAAGATTGAATTTGCTTTTAGAtttggaaattttaaaattttagaatcattcaaaacaattgatttttatcaaattctgCCAACTAttcattttgataaaaataattaaaagatttaataaaaagcCAGTAAAAGGTTGTtggttatattatttttatatgctTGTAATTCataatgatattgaattattaaaatattattattcaaatggTAATGTTGGTATTGTTACACAATTATTTAGTGTAAAAAATTCTCCAATAGTTGCACCAATATATTATatcaattcaattgataTGTTAgagtatttatttaataatcataTAAATTTCTTCAAAGAACCACGTATTGATGGTAATCGTTATagtacaaattttaaaaatttagaattattaaaacattttgaactattattaaCCCAATCAAACTCAAACTCtacttcttcttcttcttcttctcctTCTCCTTCTCAAAACCACTTTTCCGATGgtcatttttgttttattagccattctattaataattttgaatttctaaaaaacaaaaacctTCTTACTTTTGCAAATTACTTTGCTTCAAATTCTAAATACCATGATGCAAATTTAGACTATGAACAACTGTTTGTTTTAATCTCTAATGTCGAACCATCATCTCAACTATCGATCAGTTTTGAAACATTAAGAGATTTTGCAATTAACTCTATgaaatataaaagaaaaaacttATTCTTTACCAGAGCATCAGTAAGAAGTACAAAGTATgcatatcattatttaaaattcattGATTGGATGTTTATTAACTATAATCAGGAAAAGGAAAATGCTTGTAACTTCTTTTACAAAGGatttcaccattatcatAACCTTTTTGCAACCCATAGATATTGTTCAAACAACAATGACATCAATGACACCCACAACTTCAgcttcaataataataataataataataataataataataataataataataataataataataataataataataatgatattgaagGAAATAAACATCTTGTTATTGAAAGATTGGAAAAATCAACAGTTTTAATCAATGATTTAACACCATATttatatgaaattaataattttaaatttttaaattggtttttaacaatcattaaaatttattatttttcatcatcaatagataatactgaaaaaaaaacaattaaagcAATAGTTGAATCATTTATGAATCTTATTATACATAAATCAAGATTACAAGTACTTGAAATTATTCatcaaaattttgatttcattttaaagAAAGAATCAAATGGTGGAATATTGGATATTAATACTTTAAaatcttatttatttacatcTCTTAAAAATGGTTCAATTAATGTTtcaaaatttctttttcaatttattaatataactaaaaaagaatttgaaaaaaattcaaatcaacACTCActtttattcttttcaaataaatttaataaataataatattcttaGTTCTCTTTGctttaattacaaaaaaaaaaaaaaaaaaaaaaaaaattaaaataaaaaaaaaaaaaaaaaaaaacttaaatattttttattgttggaATTTCACTATTTGCTTGTTGTAATTTttaaagtaataatattttttttttcccaaaattattattttttaaaagttgaatataaaaaagaagaaattaagaaattttaaaatcacttttttttgcCTTAAAAAAGCAATAAAGTCAAAAAAATCTTCTTGAAGCGTAATAGCTTTAATCAAGTGTAGTATCTGTTCTAGAACGCTTAAAATCGTTCTGCTATCTAAGTGATAGCTTtcgaatttaattttattttttattcgaGGTTTTTagatgttattattataatatcgGCTTGCCTTTATTCATTACATCTAAAGTTGTATTCCCTCTGTATCGCACCATTTCAGAGTCAATAAAAGAGTACTACCTCTacctatttaattttaatgaaaaaaaaaaaaaaaaattagtttgcATAGAATAATTacaaactttattattatgtttctatttttttataaataaaaaattataaaaaaaaaaaagcctttttatcaaaatttactttaataaaaaaattaaaaaaaaaaaaataataataaaaagaataaaaaaaaaatactaagaAAAAATGGAATTTAATAGTATTTTGCATCTTGGTGCACTTGGtgcaatattttttatttttttttttttaaattttcttaaattttttttttttttttttaaataaccaatacatttttatttttatttttttattttttttttttatttgtttaccAAAGCAACAACACCACCTCCATCACTACTACAATGAATGGCAACAATcaaaatgatattgaaaatattgaattagaaaaaaagaatctAGTATTTATATTGGAGATAGCAAAATCATATAGTATATCAACAactaaattaaagaaaatggaaattattgaaaagaTAAAAGCAGTAGCTAAAAGGAAAAGAAAatatgaagaagaaaaaaagcaaaaagcAAATGTAAATTcattcaataaaattattaaattaacaattgtagataatattgaaccaattgaaatattattttggaaagtgtttagaaataaaacaatttatagAAATATATTCTCATTTATGGATCAACGATTTTCATTAAGCTATGActcaatttcatcaataccaaatcttataatttcaaatcaatttagtatattaaaagaaaaagtttaTAGAAATTGTAgatatttacaatttgatttaaagagTGGTCACCATTTgggaattattatttttaaacgattatttgaaaatattaaagatgattataaattctatagaatcttttttaaaaatgataatcatTATGAATTTCAAGACAGTATACCATTtgcattaattttttcaaagaatttacaaatatataaattgtaTATCAAAGAATTCAATAATGAACCAACAAAATTAgatcttttattttcaattatatctggttcaaataaattcattaaatatctatttgaattaaatccaGACTTatattctaaatttttagtaaaaaatatctttaccAATATGCTTTTAGAGGGCCTTCACAACCAAATCAATTTATcaagaaaagaaatttttaattgtattaaaaATGTTGATATTTTCAAAGGATTACTCTGTTATTTAACTatcattaacaataataatgatgatgatttcaGTTGtagtttaaattataatgaattaataaatagtaaAGCTCAAGACAATATAcgaaattaatcaaaattcaacattaaaatgattaatcacaatttgtatatttttaataaaaacaaaaacaacatcTACATCACCAGAataagatgatgatgatgatgatgatgaagtaaCAACATCAaaagaatcatttaaatcagtttcaacaattgaagaaattgaaaattttaaagaaaaagttggtaaagaaagattaaaatcaattttagaagatccaattaattaattataaaagggatgataataatgaaattaaaaattttataaagaaacttttatatttttatttttcaacatttaaaaaaacatcaagtatttttaattactgTTATTTTGATGGAAAAGATTATGGTGATGATATAGCCCCCACTCCTACCAATTTCATTCTTCCTACACCAAAGATTGAATTTGCTTTTAGAtttggaaattttaaaattttagaatcattcaaaacaattgatttttatcaaattctgCCAACTATTCATTTTGATACATgttttgatgttgatgatgataaatgttataaaattttattttcacattGTTTAGATTAAGAGAAAAAGTTGGAATTcattaatcaaataattaaaagatttaataaaaagcCTGAAAAAGATTGTTGgttatatttcttttatgCTTGTAATTCataatgatattgaattattaaaatattattattcaaatggtaatgttggtgttgttacACAATTATTTAGTTTCAAAAATTGTCCAATATTTCCACCAATATATTATatcaattcaattgataTGTTAgagtatttatttaataatcataTAAATTACTTTAGAGAAACACGTATTGATGGTAATCTTTAtaataccaattttaaaaatttagaattattaaaacattttgaaCTATTACTTAcccaatcaaaaaaagaaaatcaagcctcctcttcttcttccctAAATCACTTTCCCGATGgtcatttttgttttataggccattctattaataattttgaatttctaaaaaacaaaaacctTCTTACTTTTGCAAATTACTTTGCTTCAAATTCTCAATACCATAATGCAAAATTAGACTATGTACAATTGTTTGTTTTACTCACTAATGTCGAACCATCATCTCAACTATCGATCAGTTTTGAAACATTAAGAAATTTAGCAATTAACTCTATGaaatataaaagaataaaCTTATTCCATTTCAGAGCATCGATAAGAGGTACAAAGTACAcgaatcattatttaaaattcattGATTGGATGTTTATTAACTATAATCAGGAAAAGGAAAATGCTTGTAACTTCTTTTACAAAGGatttcaccattatcatAACCTTTTTGCAACCCATAGATATTGTTTAAAAGACAATCACATCAATGACACTGACAACTTCAgcttcaataataataacaataataataataataataataataataataataataataatgatgatgatactgatgcaaataaatattttattattgaaagattggaaaaatcaatcattttaaTCAATGATTTAACACCATATttatatgaaattaataattttaaatttttaaattggtttttaACAATGATTAaaacttattattattcatcatcaataGATGATactcaaaaaaaacaattaaaaaatatagttAACTCATTTATGAATGCTATTATACATAAATCAAGATTGCAAGTACATGAAAtcatttatcaaaattttgatttcattttaaagAAAGAATCAAATGGTGGAATATTGGATATTAATACTTTAAaatcttatttatttacatcTCTTGGACATGGTTCAATTAATGTTtcaaaatttctttttcaatttattaatataactaaaaaagaatttgaaaaaaattcaaatcgAAACTCActtttattcatttcaaataaatttaataaataataatattcttaTCTTTctttaaacaacaacaatatttttttttttttttttttttttttttttttttttttttttttttttttgatgataattcaatttcatgATTTTTATCTATatctttatttgtttattttttttattttagccTATTTCCATTTGATataattatcaatataataaaaactttgttttttttatgtttttttttttcttaagaATTTTTTGCAAGAGTTTTAGTTGCCtttgttaataaattaattacaaaaaaaaaatataaaatataaattaaaaaataaaaaataaaaaaaatatttttagatttcgATTTtcactgaaaaaaaaaaaacaatttttattgttgaaatttcattgcttgtttgttgtaatttctaaagtaataatatttttgtttttcccaaattattattttttaaaagttgaatataaaaaagaagaaattaagaaattttaaaatcacttttttttgcCTTAAAAAAGCAATAAAGTCAAAAAAAATCTTCTTGAAGCGTAATAGCTTTAATCAAGTGTAGTATCTGTTCTAGAACGCTTAAAATCGTTCTGCTATCTAAGTGGTAGCTTtcgaatttaattttattttttattcgaGGTTTTTAGatgttattataataatataggcTTGCCTTTATTCATTACATCTTAAGTTGTATTCGCTCTGTATCGCACCATTTCAGAGTCAATAAAAGAGTACTACCTCTccctatttaattttaatgaaaaaaaaattttagtttgcatggaaaaattaaaaagtttttatattattcacagaaataattattttactCACCAACCAataagaaaagaaaaataataaaagagtTTCTATATCctctaattattattattttaaaaaaaaaaaaaataaataaaaaaaaaataaaaaaaaaatcaaatattttatttatagaatatattgaaaagattatttaaattaaaaatcttcttcaatttcatcttCAATGTCTTCATAgtcatcttcattatctgAATCattgttttggttttgatttgatttcaCCCATGATGGTTTACCTGAGCCACATACTTCCATTGTACATTTTGGGAATGGATATACGTCTGGTACAACTGCACCTTCTGAAGTATAGGAAGCACCATTTGAGAATATAACTTGGAAGAAAAAGCCACTCCAACCTGATGTTGGTTTTAACATTGTGTGTGAATAGTTATtggatgatgataaattaatttcttgtGATGTCCATTTAATATTTTGGTAACATTCAGCAGCATTACAAGTAAACATACGGAAATCTCTTTTAGTTGATGAAATAGTAGTTGCTGACCATAATAATACTTTAGTTGCAACACCTTTGGTAACTTTAAGATTGATTGTGCCATAGTTTTTACAATCAGAGTAAGCAATGTTCCATGTGATTTCTGGACGTTCAATTCCATTTGCAACCAATTTGAAAAAGTTTGCAATATCAGTAGCACAACTTTGTTGTAAAATTCCACCATGGTTTGTATTTGGATAAATACCTAATTTTGTCTCaccttttaataaatgaaagaATGATTTAGTTTGATCGAAAAGGAAAAATTCATCAGATGTACcaagtaaaataaatttagcaattggttttaatgtatttaaataattaattggatCAATAATCTTTGTAACCTTTTTAAAGTATTTGGTGTAAAGgaaatttgtaatattatgATTAACATAATCTTTAAGAGCAAATGACCAATTTCCATATGCTTCAACTTGTgcttcaatattttcaacaagatttaaaattggaataACCATTGGTGCAATACCAATAACACGTTTATCTACCATAGCTGCACCCCATGCTGTCCaacttttgaaataaaaaaataaatatataataaaaaaaaaattagaattaaaagaataatttataataaataataataattaaaattaacataCCCACGTTTAGAAGCACCAGTTAcaataaactttttaattgtGTAATTACCAGTGATTGTTTTACCAAACTCTTGAATTGCATCCATTGCTTTTGTTGCTGATTTGGTTTGTGGAAGTAAACTAAGCCATGTTGGATCTTTAGTATCCATAAATTTACGCCATGTGTATGCTACAATATCATCCTCTGATCTTTGAACaccatcattttcaaaaattatatattgatTTGGTACTTGAAGAAGTGTAGCTGTAATTTCACCTGATGCATTACATAACATTCCTCCAAATGAATCtaatttactatttatttttttttttttttttttttttttttttaattatttatttatattttaattaatattaataataataataaaaatgattattaatacttACTTAATTGTTGGTACTGcccaattaatattattaccattatttacAAACAACAAACCAGTTTGATGATTTGATGAATAGTTATTTGGTTTACAAATTGTTAACCAATGTTTCCAAATTGGTTTATCTGTATGACCACTCATCCATTGTTGTGAtgctattttttttataattattattgttaattttatttatttatttattttttttttttttgttttttttttttttttttttttttttttttttttttttttttctaattaatAACATACCTAATTCTAAAACATAAACCTTTGCATAATTTATATCATATGTGGCGTTTAAAGTCCATTTATAGCTTGGATCATACTTTTcaacatatttttttaattttttagattcTGATAAAACAGAACTACAactaattaatattattacaatcaaaaataataaattatttattttcatttctttGTATGGTTTCTTTTGATAACactcaaaataaaaaaaaaagaataaaaaaaggtttttaaattaaaaaaaagaaaataaaaaaaaaaaactaaatcattgtcattaattgaaaatctttaaaaCCCAAAAAATCTGCAAATTTAAgtgatggtttttttttgaaattaaaaattaaaaagactGACGTTACATAATGGGGCGGTttatcgttttttttttaaaaaaaaaatacaaaaatcactgattattatttaaaaggaaaaaaattataaaccaagacaattattatttcaccTGGtcaaaaagaatcaaaaaaatttagatattAGTGTTCCAGTGCTCAACTAAA comes from Dictyostelium discoideum AX4 chromosome 2 chromosome, whole genome shotgun sequence and encodes:
- the tmem56B gene encoding TMEM56 family protein 2 (TRAM, LAG1 and CLN8 homology domain-containing protein); protein product: METNINVILYQDLPCFLLFTSLHLFLPKIIEIIFKKNNIGFYERKRIEWPNRIISTVNAIVTSALSIYCLYYNEWIVNSLRSTSEMSYFIFKFITYYFIYDFIISSYYSKYLFTWGNLLHHTIALLSFTFLGGKGLAHHLLLSYTFTEITTPLINLRFFLLDLNLKNHPLYVINGLLIFVGFVLFRVFYTSATMFDVIFNQPHYSIETDPLIPFFINFVYPAITLLNLYWTFYISKSIFKYFTTSKNENSRIKNKQD
- a CDS encoding PhoPQ-activated pathogenicity-related protein — encoded protein: MKINNLLFLIVIILISCSSVLSESKKLKKYVEKYDPSYKWTLNATYDINYAKVYVLELASQQWMSGHTDKPIWKHWLTICKPNNYSSNHQTGLLFVNNGNNINWAVPTINKLDSFGGMLCNASGEITATLLQVPNQYIIFENDGVQRSEDDIVAYTWRKFMDTKDPTWLSLLPQTKSATKAMDAIQEFGKTITGNYTIKKFIVTGASKRGWTAWGAAMVDKRVIGIAPMVIPILNLVENIEAQVEAYGNWSFALKDYVNHNITNFLYTKYFKKVTKIIDPINYLNTLKPIAKFILLGTSDEFFLFDQTKSFFHLLKGETKLGIYPNTNHGGILQQSCATDIANFFKLVANGIERPEITWNIAYSDCKNYGTINLKVTKGVATKVLLWSATTISSTKRDFRMFTCNAAECYQNIKWTSQEINLSSSNNYSHTMLKPTSGWSGFFFQVIFSNGASYTSEGAVVPDVYPFPKCTMEVCGSGKPSWVKSNQNQNNDSDNEDDYEDIEDEIEEDF